The following proteins are co-located in the Pedobacter sp. FW305-3-2-15-E-R2A2 genome:
- a CDS encoding AraC family transcriptional regulator has translation MKYQRTLVNKNEVIIESAYDSFHPEISGRYAIDMIFSGSADYTASNRDLTLFSENFIFFNQQTTYTKRINSPSKVCSMSVLFDPDFVSDFEYSRRAKDSMLLDDPENNRKEAPVFVEAIYPLQGNMKFNMLHLKKHIDEGSTDALMLSSYLEHCLINYYEIYHSEVINREASLKFLSHTTKSEILRRLSIARDYIISNYNKNICLEDIARIACLSVNHFLRTFKQAYQQSPHQFLTSIRLQQAKYFLRNTDYPINEIVDIVGFECPSSFIRLFRNSFQVTPGQYR, from the coding sequence ATGAAGTATCAGAGAACACTGGTCAACAAAAACGAAGTCATAATTGAGTCTGCCTATGATTCTTTTCATCCGGAAATTTCCGGCAGGTACGCTATTGACATGATCTTTAGCGGATCTGCCGATTATACCGCTTCTAACCGGGACCTGACGCTTTTCTCTGAAAATTTCATCTTTTTTAACCAGCAAACAACTTATACTAAAAGAATCAACTCCCCATCGAAAGTTTGTTCTATGTCGGTGTTATTCGACCCTGATTTTGTAAGTGATTTCGAATATTCAAGAAGGGCGAAAGACAGCATGCTTCTGGATGATCCGGAAAATAACAGGAAAGAAGCACCGGTTTTTGTAGAGGCCATTTATCCTTTACAGGGCAATATGAAGTTTAACATGCTGCATCTGAAAAAACACATCGATGAGGGAAGTACCGATGCTTTGATGCTGAGCAGTTATCTGGAACATTGCCTGATCAACTACTATGAAATCTACCATTCAGAAGTGATCAACAGGGAAGCTTCCCTGAAATTTCTCAGTCATACCACCAAGTCTGAAATCTTAAGAAGACTCTCCATTGCCAGGGATTACATCATCAGCAATTACAATAAAAATATCTGTCTGGAAGATATTGCGAGAATTGCCTGCCTGTCTGTAAATCATTTCCTGCGTACTTTTAAACAAGCTTACCAGCAATCACCGCATCAGTTTTTAACGAGCATCAGGTTGCAGCAGGCGAAATACTTTCTGCGAAATACGGACTATCCGATCAATGAAATTGTAGACATTGTTGGTTTTGAATGCCCAAGCTCTTTTATCCGCTTGTTCAGGAACTCTTTTCAGGTAACCCCGGGGCAGTACAGGTAA